One window of the Rosa rugosa chromosome 3, drRosRugo1.1, whole genome shotgun sequence genome contains the following:
- the LOC133738287 gene encoding uncharacterized protein LOC133738287 isoform X1, whose protein sequence is MKRKDLVFDDMSSPSSKSRRLDANFIGAVNGDGSSAFQVLDQTPPQNRPLKRKEAFDDLSPHFSKSRRLDADLFSTMAEDQSGGIEALEQRLAQEQALACPSEMQKGALPMEPLALPEENEKALVLYNPANTFYKTPASNDFSIIVNSDLIPGLRDHIFTQGSLKWSKPVEAEQSDREDSNGCLAIVPWVESNWPPYSSSETQAAGLSEPMQAEEVEMMDTDDNSSDGSKSSELGVMMDGSFELQRWQQQQQLHCMEPQLLNNTITPITW, encoded by the exons atgaagcggAAAGACCTCGTATTCGACGACATGTCGTCTCCGTCATCCAAGTCCCGGCGACTG GATGCTAACTTCATCGGAGCCGTGAACGGAGATGGAAGTAGTGCATTCCAGGTGCTTGATCAAACGCCACCACAGAATCGGCCTTTGAAGCGAAAAGAAGCATTCGACGACTTGTCGCCTCATTTCTCTAAATCCAGGCGACTG GATGCTGATTTGTTTTCGACTATGGCGGAAGACCAGAGTGGTGGAATTGAGGCCTTGGAGCAAAGGCTAGCACAGGAACAGGCCTTGGCATGCCCCAGCGAGATGCAGAAAGGGGCTTTGCCGATGGAGCCGTTGGCATTGCCTGAGGAAAATGAGAAGGCTCTTGTGCTCTACAACCCTGCGAATACGTTTTACAAGACTCCTGCTTCCAATGATTTCTCTATCATTGTGAATTCGGACTTGATTCCGGGTTTAAGAG ACCATATCTTTACACAGGGAAGTTTAAAGTGGTCAAAACCAGTAGAGGCTGAGCAAAGTGACAGAGAAGATTCAAATGGCTGTTTGGCTATTGTTCCTTGGGTTGAATCTAATTGGCCTCCATACTCAAGTTCAGAGACACAGGCAGCCGGTCTTTCGGAGCCAATGCAAGCTGAAGAAGTTGAAATGATGGACACAGATGATAACAGTTCTGATGGCTCTAAATCTTCTGAGTTAGGTGTTATGATGGATGGATCTTTTGAATTACAACGCTGGCAGCAACAGCAACAACTCCATTGTATGGAGCCACAGCTGCTCAATAACACTATCACCCCCATCACTTGGTAG
- the LOC133738287 gene encoding uncharacterized protein LOC133738287 isoform X2, translated as MKRKDLVFDDMSSPSSKSRRLDANFIGAVNGDGSSAFQVLDQTPPQNRPLKRKEAFDDLSPHFSKSRRLDADLFSTMAEDQSGGIEALEQRLAQEQALACPSEMQKGALPMEPLALPEENEKALVLYNPANTFYKTPASNDFSIIVNSDLIPGLRA; from the exons atgaagcggAAAGACCTCGTATTCGACGACATGTCGTCTCCGTCATCCAAGTCCCGGCGACTG GATGCTAACTTCATCGGAGCCGTGAACGGAGATGGAAGTAGTGCATTCCAGGTGCTTGATCAAACGCCACCACAGAATCGGCCTTTGAAGCGAAAAGAAGCATTCGACGACTTGTCGCCTCATTTCTCTAAATCCAGGCGACTG GATGCTGATTTGTTTTCGACTATGGCGGAAGACCAGAGTGGTGGAATTGAGGCCTTGGAGCAAAGGCTAGCACAGGAACAGGCCTTGGCATGCCCCAGCGAGATGCAGAAAGGGGCTTTGCCGATGGAGCCGTTGGCATTGCCTGAGGAAAATGAGAAGGCTCTTGTGCTCTACAACCCTGCGAATACGTTTTACAAGACTCCTGCTTCCAATGATTTCTCTATCATTGTGAATTCGGACTTGATTCCGGGTTTAAGAG CTTAA